A region of the Kribbella sp. NBC_01245 genome:
GGATCCCGATGATCTGCCGATCAGCCAGCTGCGTGACGGCGACGAGCCCGCCACGATCAGCGTGACCCTGCCGGGCGGCCGCAAACTCGGCGCGCAGATCTGGGTCGCCCAGGTCGGCCGGGTGCCGTTGCTGATGCTCGACTCCGACATCGAGGACAACGAGTCCGCCGAGCGTGAGGTGACCGACCGGCTGTACGGCGGTACCACCGAGCACCGCCTGCTGCAGGAGCTGCTGCTCGGCGTCGGTGGCGTCCGCGCCGTCCGCGAGTACTGCCGGATCAACGGCACGCCCGCGCCCGAGGTCTTCCACACCAACGAGGGCCACGCCGGCTTCCTCGGCATCGAGCGCATCCGCGAGCTGTCGGTCGACGAGGGTCTCGACTTCGACACCGCGCTGGAGGTGGCCCGGGCCGGCACGGTCTTCACCACCCACACGCCCGTTCCCGCCGGTATCGACCGGTTCCCGCAGGAGCTCATCCAGCAGCACTTCTCGCCGGACGCCTTCGGCGAGGGCGTTCCGGTGGACCGGATCCTCGCGCTCGGTTGCGAGGACTTCGAGGGCGGCGACCCGTCCGTCTTCAACATGGCCGTGATGGGCCTTCGCCTCGCGCAGCGCGCCAACGGCGTCTCCCAGCTGCACGGTGTGGTCAGCCGCGGCATGTTCGCCGGGCTGTGGCCGAGCTTCGACCCGGTCGACGTACCGATCAGCTCGATCACCAACGGCGTGCACGCGCCGACCTGGGTGGCGCGCGAGATCTCGGAGCTGACCCACGCGGCCGCCTCCGAGGGCGATAGCGAGACCATGTTCGACGCGCTCGACCAGGTCTCGGACGACCAGCTCTGGGACACCAAGCGGATCCTGCGCCAGCGCTTCATCGACGACACCCGGTCCCGCGTCCGCGCGTCCTGGGTGAACCGTGGCGCCAGCGAGGCCGAGCTCGGCTGGGTGGACGAGATCCTCGACCCGGACGTGCTGACGATGGGATTCGCCCGCCGCGTTCCGTCGTACAAGCGCCTCACCCTGATGCTGCGCGACCCCGCGCGGTTGAAGGCGATGCTGCTGCACCCGGAGCGGCCGATCCAGATCGTCATCGCCGGTAAGGCTCACCCCGCCGACGAGGGTGGCAAGAAGCTGATCCAGGAGATGGTGCGTTTCGCCGACGACCCCGAGGTCCGGCACCGCATCGTGTTCGTGCCGGACTACGACATCGCGCTGGCCCAGCCGATGTACCCGGGTTGCGACGTCTGGCTGAACAACCCGCTCCGTCCCTACGAGGCGTGCGGCACGTCCGGGATGAAGGCCGCCCTCAACGGCGCCCTCAACCTGTCGATCCGCGACGGCTGGTGGGACGAGTGGTACGACGACGAGTTCGGCTGGGCGATCCCGTCCGCCGAGGGTGTCGACGACGTTGACCGCCGGGACGACCTCGAGGCCAAGGCGCTGTACGACCTGATCGAGAAGCAGGTCGCGCCGCGCTTCTACGACGGCAAGACGCCCGCCCGCTGGATCGAGATGCTCCGGCACACCATCAAGGAGCTCGGCCCGAAGGTGCTCGCCACCCGAATGGTCCGCGACTACGTCCAGAAGCTGTACGTGCCGGCCGCCGAGGCCTCGCACAAACTCAACGAGACGTACGACGGTGCGCGCGACCTGGCTGTCTGGAAGGCGAAGGTGCGCGCTGCCTGGCCCGAGGTCCGCGTCGACCACGTGGAGCTGCAGGGTCTTGGTGACGTGCCTCAGCTGGGTACGACGGTGGGCGTGCGCGCCTTCGTCACCCTGCCGGCCGGCTTGAACCCGACGGACCTCGACGTCCAGGCCCTCCACGGCCGGGTGGATTCGTCCGACGAGATCACGGACGCCGTCGCGGTATCGCTCCACCTCGCGGAGTCCTACGACGACAACCGCCACCGGTTCGAGGGCGACCTCAAACTGGACCGCACGGGGGCCTTCGGCTACACCGTCCGGGCGCTTCCCACCCACCCGCTCCTGGCGACGTCAGCCGAACTCGGCCTGGCGACCGCCCCTTCCACCCCCGACGTTCCTGCCGGGACTGAGTTCTAACTACCTGTAAGCGACAACGCCCTCCCTGAGCTTTGGGAGGGCGTTGTTGTTTGTCAGGAGCGGAGCCATTTGGCGGTGCCGCCGACGGCCGTCATGCCTACTCCGACCATGACGAGGACGACCGAGAGCAAGAGCATCCCGGCCCCTGGGTCGCTGTCCTCGGCCACGAATGCCAGCATCGCTCCGCCGCCGAGGCCGAGGATGGCGGTGCCGGCCGACAACAGGACATCGGTCCAGCCACCGCTGGTACGACGGATTCTGACGGTGTGCGCAGCCTGCTCGACGTAACTTGCCGATACCGAGTCCGAGCCGGAACGATGGGCGACCCGTTCTGCCTCCTCGTACAGCTCTAGCGCGTGCTCGCGCAGAATCTGGCGAGCCTTCGCATCGGAGGCAGGTGGCCAGCTCTTCTGCCGGGCCACTCCACCATCCGTCACGCCCGGCCCTCTCCAGGTCGGAAGATGTTCGTCCGGGGCCGCTTCTGCAGCACGATCTCCGCCCAGGCCGCGTCAGCGGTACGCATGGCGCGAACGTCGGTCTGCGTGGGCCGATGTCGCTGACTCCGCAGCAGGCCGGTGACCACCGATGCGAGCAACACCGAGAGCACCAGGATCAGGCCGATTCCTGGCGCCGCTGCATAACCGGCACTGTCCGACCCGGGCACAGGGAACGGCTCTGGATCAGTTCCGCCGCCTGGTCCCGACGAGATGATGAGGTCCACTGCCAGCCAGGTCGATACAACGACCAGCACCAAGGTCACGAGTCCAAGGCCGAGCACTGCCTTGCGCCGGCGCCGTTCATGCGTCGCCATCTCCGCGAGGAGCCTCTCGGCACTCACCTCGCGCTCTGGTCGCGGCTCCTCCGGACTCGACATGCCCCCAATCGTATCCACGCCACGGTCCCCTAAGCCTCTGCCGCCGTCCGGGTTTGCGCCCGCCAGGTCCACGCGGTGAGCGTTTCGCCGCGACTCGACGCGGCGGGACGCGGTGCACCCCGGCGCGGCAGCGAACCGGCACCACCTGATGCGGCAGCGAACCGGCCGCCTAACCCGGTCAGACTCCACCCGGCCGAAAAGTCCTTACCGGGCAGGCGTTTAGCGTTGATTCGTCCGAATCCGCCCGCCCACGCCCGCGACCAATCGACCCGCCGCGTAAGGGGGCGAGCGGATGCAGACGAATCAACGCAAGAGTGGGGGCAGGCGGATCAACGCAAGAGTGGGGGCAGGCGGATCAACGCAAGAGCGGATACGGGCGAATCAGCGGAGGGAGGAAGGCGTTCGGAGAGGTGTGGGGCGGTGGTGGCCGGTGGGGGAGAGTGTCTGGATGGTGGCGGTGGGCCGGAGGGGTGGGACGTAAAGGGCCGTAAGAGTGGCGTCGGCGTCGGCGGTGTCGGCGGTGTCGGCGGCTAGGAGAAGGGTGGCGAGGGTGTCGGTGGGGGTTAGGTCTTCGGGGAGGTCGGCGGACATTTCGCCCCAGATGTCCCAGAGGAGGAGTTCGTCGCGCATGCGGTGGGCTAGTTCCAGGTAGACGTAGTCGCGGATGAACCAGGGGCCCTTGAGGTCGTCGGTCGCGCCGTACAGGTCGGGGTCGATCAGGCCCTTGCGGTAGTCGGTCCACACCTGGGCAGCACTGAGCATTACGCCAGGCGGCAGGTCCAACGGGTCGAACGACCAGTCGCCGGCAGGGTCCAGTTGGGTGTCGGCCCAGACCCAGCGGGAGCCGTTCCAGTATTCGGTGACTACGTGGTCGTGGTTGAAGTCCGGCGCGAAGTACGTGGCGAAGCCGATTCGGCTCCGGGCCGGGATGCCCTTGTGGCGAAGGGCGGAGACCGTCAGCAGGGTGTAGTCGCGGCAGCAGCCGACCACTCGGTCGAAAGACTCGCGCGGCACCGCCAGCTCACAACCATTGCGGTTCTGGTCGACGGTGAGCAGGGTGTCGATCCAGCGGTTGTCGATCTCCGCGAGGCGGTCGCCGGTGAACTCGATACCGCCGCCGCGATAGTGGATCAGCGTGTTGCGTACGACTTCGCCGATCCCCGGCAGGTCCGACGGCAAGGCGTCGATCAGGCCGACGTACGGGCCAGGGTCGCTGTAGACGGACTGGCGGGCGTAGTCATCCAGCGTAGGCATGGTTGCTCCTAGCAACTAGCGGGAAACAGGTTGGGCGATGTGCACGCTCGGCTGGTCGGTGGGACCGGCCATGAAAGCGGGCAGGTAGATCTCGCGTACGGAGCCGGCGCGGGGGAGTGCGGAGTCGGCGATCCACACCTCGAGCAGGTCGTAGGCGAACATGATGCGCGGGAAGAAACACTCGTCCCGGCTGATCGTGCAAAAGGCTTCGGTATGCGCCGGTTCGACCCGCAGCGCGATCGGCCCACGCGGGTCCGCCGTACCCTCAAATGGCACGCAGATCTCGATCTCGCCCGCGCTGTCCGGCGTCACGTACCCGTGGTAAATCACCCAGCTCTCGCCAGTCATCGCAACACCGGCGGCGGCAAGGTGCTCACAGATGTACGTCGTATTGCCGACGATCTCGCCAACCAACCCAGGCTGATCGGTCGACGTACGGATCGACGCGATCTTGGTATCCGGCACGTCCCGAGTACTCACCGGCCGCGCCGGAAAATCCCCACCGGTCCGGGTGAACCGGGCCCGGATCCACTCGAGCGCACTCTTCCGCGCAGCGACTTCGGCCTGCTGCTCGTGCCACCAACGGTCCAACTGGTGCGCAGCCTCTTCGTCGGTCCCACGCAGTACGTCGGTGACGGTGGCGAGCGGCATCCCCAGCTGCCGCAGCACGCTGATCCGCCGGGCGCGTTCGAGCTGCGACGGCGAGTACAGGCGATACCCGTTCGACGGATCGACTGACGCCGGCGGCAGCAGGCCGGATTCGTCGTACAGCCGAAGGGCCTTTTGCGACAACCCCGCCCGGCGCCCGAACTCCCCGATCGTCAGTGCATCCATGCCAGGAAGTCTGGCCCCTACCCCAAGGTCAAGGTCAAAGAACCCGAGGCAAGGTCAACCATCACTTTGCATTCATTCGTCGGAATCCGCCCTCTGGCCACAGCGGACCGGTGCGGGTTGGCAGTCGGGTGAGGGCGGATTCCGACGAATGAATGCAAAGTGGGAAGGGCCCGCGCCTTTGGTCAGAGGGGACCGATGATGGGCGACACGCCGTGTCACAAGGGCCCGATGATCGGAAGGGGAGGTTAGAGGGCGGCGAGTAGGACTAGGCAGCGGGGTTCCAGGTTGACGGTTGCGCCGGCTTCGACTTCGGTGATGCCGGAGCGGCTGGTGTCGAGGACGACCTCGTACGCCGGGGCCCAAGAAGCATCCGGTACGACGACTCGGCGGGTTTCGGGCGTGGCGTTGAGAGCGAGCAGGAACGAGTGGTCGGTCAAGCGGTTGCCCTCGCCGTCCGTGCCGCGCAGCGCGTCGCCGGCCAGGAACATGCCGAGCGTGCGAAGCGACGGGTCGTGCCAGTCGGCCTCGGTCATCTCGCCACCATGCGGCGCGATCCACGACAAGTCCTTGCGACCGCCCTCGACCACCGGGCGGCCCTTGAAGTAGTGCCATTGCCGCAACGCCGGGTGCTTCCCTCGAAGCGCCAGCACATTCCGGGTCAGCTCGAACTGTCCACGCCACTCGCGAGACGTCGGCAGGGTCCAGTCGAACCAGGAGATCTCGTTGTCCTGGCAGTACGGGTTGTTGTTGCCGCCTTGGGTCCGCCCGCACTCGTCGCCGGCGGTGATCATCGGGACGCCGGTGGACAGCAATAGCGTGGACATCAGGTTGGCCGCCTGCCGACGACGCAACGCGTTCACCGCAGGGTCATTGGTCTCGCCCTCGACACCGCAGTTCCAGGAGCGGTTGTCGTCGGTGCCGTCGCGGTTGCCTTCGCGGTTGGCCTCGTTGTGCTTGCGGTCATAGCTGACGAGATCCCGCAGGGTGAAGCCGTCGTGCGCGGTGATGAAGTTGATCGACGCATACGGATGGCGGCCGTCGTCGCCGTACAGGTCGCTGGAGCCGGAGAGGCGGTAGGCGAGGTCCTGCACGGTGTGCGAGTGGCCGCGCCAGATGTCGCGAACGGCGTCGCGGTACTTGCCGTTCCACTCCGACCACGGGGTGCCGAAGTTGCCGAGTTGGTAGCCGAAATGGCCTACGTCCCACGGCTCGGAGATGAGTTTGACCTTGCGCAGCACCGGATCGGCCGCGATCTCGGTGAGAAAAGGGTGTTCGAGGTCCACCTCGTGCCGCTCGTTGCGGATCAGCGTCACCGCCAGGTCGAGGCGGAACCCGTCCACGCCCATCTCGGTCACCCAATAACGCAGCGAGTCGAGGATGAGGCGGCGGACCTGTGGGTGCGAGGTGTCGACGGAGTTGCCCGTGCCGGTCACGTCGTACATCGCGCCGCTGTTGCCGAGGCGGTAGTACACCCGGTTGTCGATACCGCGCAGGCTCAGCGTCGGGCCGTCGAAACCGCCCTCGGCCGTGTGGTTGAACACTACGTCGAGAATGACCTCGAGCCCGGCCTCGTGGTACGCCGCGACCATCGCCTTGAACTCCGCCACCTGGCCGCCGTCCGACCTGGCCGCGGCGTACGGCGCATGGGGCGCGAAGAAGCCGAGGGTGTTGTAGCCCCAGTAGTTCGGCAGGCCGCGGGCGGCGATCCCCGGCTCGGTGACCGAGTGGTGGATCGGCAGCAACTCGATCGAGGTGACGCCGAGGTCCTTGAGATAGCCGATCACCGACGGATGCGCGAGCCCGGCATATGTCCCGCGCAGCGCCGGAGGCACGTCAGGATGGGTCATCGTGAAGCCGCGCGCGTGCAACTCGTAGATGACGGTCTCGCCCCAGCGCACCGGGCGGCTGATCGGCGGCGGCGGATCGCTCGACTCGACCACCACGCCGACCGGCACGTGGCCGGCCGAGTCGCCGTCGGAGGAGTCGTAGATCAGCGGGCTGGCGAAATCGAGGGAGCCGTCGATGGCCCGGGCATACGGATCGAGCAGCAGTTTGGCCGGGTTGTAGCGCAGGCCGTGGGTCGGCTCGAACGGGCCGTGCACGCGATAGCCGTAGCGCTGGCCGTGGCCGACATCGGGCACGTCGGCCGACCAGTACTCCCCGATGTGCTGCAGGTCGAGATTGCGGTGGTTGCCGCCGTCGTCGAGCAGGGTCAGTTCGACGCGCTCGGCGTCGGGTGCCCACAGCGTGAAGGTGGTACCTCCCGGGTGCACGACGGCACCAGGAGTCGTCGAACCGAGGGCGGTCGGGGCGGCGGTGGCTTCGGTCACCGGCACATTCTGCCCGTCACCACCGACAGGCCAAGGGGACGAGGGTCACATCACCCCTCTTTGTCACGTCAAACCTAGGTAAAACCGCGCAAATAGCTGAACCGGTGTCCATGAGATAGCCATTGCGAGCACTAGCGCGCAGTGATAGAAACGAATGAACTGTAACTAACTGTCCGCGGAATACGCCTTCCATGTTCATGCTTTACGGCAAGGAGACAGTTGATGCGCACCCCCAAGTTCCTCATCACTCTCACCACCCTCCTCGCCGTACTCACGGCATGCGGCGGTGAGGGCGGTTCCGGTGCCGGTGACGTGAAGGTCCCGGACGACCCGGCCCAGGTCAAAGGCGACATCACGTACGCCATCTGGGACGTGAACCAGCAGCCCGCCATGCAGGAGGTCGTGAAGGCCTTCAACCAGACCTATCCGGGCGTGAAGGTCTCGATCTCGCTGGCCACCTTCGACCAGTACTTCACCAAGCTGAAGACGCAGGCCTCCAGCGACAACCTGCCCGACGTGTTCTGGATGAACGGCCCGAACTTCCAGCTCTTCGCGGCGAACAAGCAGCTCGCGCCGGTCGCCAACCTCGCCGACGCCAAGAACTACCCGCAGGCGCTCAACGACCTCTACTCGCTCGACGGCACCCAGTTCGGCGTTCCGAAGGACTTCGACACGATCGCCCTTTGGTACAACAAGAAGCTCTTCGCGGACGCCGGCGTGGCCGCGCCGACGGCCGAGTGGACCTGGGACGACTACAAGTCCACCGCGGCCAAGCTGAAGACGGCGCTCGGGCCCAAGGGCATCTTCGCCACTGGTGACGAATTGGGGAACCAGGGCAACTGGTACCCGGCGATCCTCAGCAATGGCGGCCACATCATCAAGGACGGCAAGTCCGGGTTCGGCGATGCC
Encoded here:
- a CDS encoding ABC transporter substrate-binding protein, producing MRTPKFLITLTTLLAVLTACGGEGGSGAGDVKVPDDPAQVKGDITYAIWDVNQQPAMQEVVKAFNQTYPGVKVSISLATFDQYFTKLKTQASSDNLPDVFWMNGPNFQLFAANKQLAPVANLADAKNYPQALNDLYSLDGTQFGVPKDFDTIALWYNKKLFADAGVAAPTAEWTWDDYKSTAAKLKTALGPKGIFATGDELGNQGNWYPAILSNGGHIIKDGKSGFGDAKTVEALQFWSDMVKQGYTPSAAQGADIRGRDRFFAGKAAMMWNGNWLVSAALKSPVKDDLAILPLPKAPSGDRKTVIHGIGNVMSAKTKSPEAAAAFLSFLGGKEAALIQAKAGAANPAYNGTQTDFVKSAPYALQTFIDAAAQYSEPYPVSKDTAVWNKLETDLILPALGGDKPMSEVGAEVAAKMDEALGKEK
- a CDS encoding transglutaminase-like domain-containing protein, producing the protein MPTLDDYARQSVYSDPGPYVGLIDALPSDLPGIGEVVRNTLIHYRGGGIEFTGDRLAEIDNRWIDTLLTVDQNRNGCELAVPRESFDRVVGCCRDYTLLTVSALRHKGIPARSRIGFATYFAPDFNHDHVVTEYWNGSRWVWADTQLDPAGDWSFDPLDLPPGVMLSAAQVWTDYRKGLIDPDLYGATDDLKGPWFIRDYVYLELAHRMRDELLLWDIWGEMSADLPEDLTPTDTLATLLLAADTADTADADATLTALYVPPLRPTATIQTLSPTGHHRPTPLRTPSSLR
- a CDS encoding MerR family transcriptional regulator → MDALTIGEFGRRAGLSQKALRLYDESGLLPPASVDPSNGYRLYSPSQLERARRISVLRQLGMPLATVTDVLRGTDEEAAHQLDRWWHEQQAEVAARKSALEWIRARFTRTGGDFPARPVSTRDVPDTKIASIRTSTDQPGLVGEIVGNTTYICEHLAAAGVAMTGESWVIYHGYVTPDSAGEIEICVPFEGTADPRGPIALRVEPAHTEAFCTISRDECFFPRIMFAYDLLEVWIADSALPRAGSVREIYLPAFMAGPTDQPSVHIAQPVSR
- the glgP gene encoding alpha-glucan family phosphorylase, producing the protein MRAIRRFSVRPVLPEPLTGLGTLVNNLRWAWHPDTQDVFEAVDAQLWRATGGDPVRLLGEVSAARLEQLAGDGAFLRRLELAVADLNEYVGGQRWFQTEAGSAVSAVAYFSPEFGITHVLPQYSGGLGILAGDHLKAASDLGVPLIGVGLLYRHGYFVQSLNREGWQQERYPLVDPDDLPISQLRDGDEPATISVTLPGGRKLGAQIWVAQVGRVPLLMLDSDIEDNESAEREVTDRLYGGTTEHRLLQELLLGVGGVRAVREYCRINGTPAPEVFHTNEGHAGFLGIERIRELSVDEGLDFDTALEVARAGTVFTTHTPVPAGIDRFPQELIQQHFSPDAFGEGVPVDRILALGCEDFEGGDPSVFNMAVMGLRLAQRANGVSQLHGVVSRGMFAGLWPSFDPVDVPISSITNGVHAPTWVAREISELTHAAASEGDSETMFDALDQVSDDQLWDTKRILRQRFIDDTRSRVRASWVNRGASEAELGWVDEILDPDVLTMGFARRVPSYKRLTLMLRDPARLKAMLLHPERPIQIVIAGKAHPADEGGKKLIQEMVRFADDPEVRHRIVFVPDYDIALAQPMYPGCDVWLNNPLRPYEACGTSGMKAALNGALNLSIRDGWWDEWYDDEFGWAIPSAEGVDDVDRRDDLEAKALYDLIEKQVAPRFYDGKTPARWIEMLRHTIKELGPKVLATRMVRDYVQKLYVPAAEASHKLNETYDGARDLAVWKAKVRAAWPEVRVDHVELQGLGDVPQLGTTVGVRAFVTLPAGLNPTDLDVQALHGRVDSSDEITDAVAVSLHLAESYDDNRHRFEGDLKLDRTGAFGYTVRALPTHPLLATSAELGLATAPSTPDVPAGTEF
- the glgX gene encoding glycogen debranching protein GlgX; its protein translation is MPVTEATAAPTALGSTTPGAVVHPGGTTFTLWAPDAERVELTLLDDGGNHRNLDLQHIGEYWSADVPDVGHGQRYGYRVHGPFEPTHGLRYNPAKLLLDPYARAIDGSLDFASPLIYDSSDGDSAGHVPVGVVVESSDPPPPISRPVRWGETVIYELHARGFTMTHPDVPPALRGTYAGLAHPSVIGYLKDLGVTSIELLPIHHSVTEPGIAARGLPNYWGYNTLGFFAPHAPYAAARSDGGQVAEFKAMVAAYHEAGLEVILDVVFNHTAEGGFDGPTLSLRGIDNRVYYRLGNSGAMYDVTGTGNSVDTSHPQVRRLILDSLRYWVTEMGVDGFRLDLAVTLIRNERHEVDLEHPFLTEIAADPVLRKVKLISEPWDVGHFGYQLGNFGTPWSEWNGKYRDAVRDIWRGHSHTVQDLAYRLSGSSDLYGDDGRHPYASINFITAHDGFTLRDLVSYDRKHNEANREGNRDGTDDNRSWNCGVEGETNDPAVNALRRRQAANLMSTLLLSTGVPMITAGDECGRTQGGNNNPYCQDNEISWFDWTLPTSREWRGQFELTRNVLALRGKHPALRQWHYFKGRPVVEGGRKDLSWIAPHGGEMTEADWHDPSLRTLGMFLAGDALRGTDGEGNRLTDHSFLLALNATPETRRVVVPDASWAPAYEVVLDTSRSGITEVEAGATVNLEPRCLVLLAAL